Proteins from a genomic interval of Pseudomonas sp. RC10:
- a CDS encoding transposase encodes MTRTPHAHRLRTGRFSESGRVYLITSATEDRRPFFSDFHLGRLVVDQFKRADESGIATSLAWVVMPDHFHWLLELSTGSLERLVKQVKASSAVALNRAMRRRGHVWQRGFYDRALRYDEDHKAAARYIVLNPVRAGLVTRVGDYPLWDCVWVGDSDAG; translated from the coding sequence ATGACACGAACACCACACGCCCACCGCCTTCGTACCGGTCGATTTTCGGAGTCGGGCAGGGTGTATCTGATTACTTCCGCAACCGAAGATCGTCGCCCATTTTTTTCAGATTTTCACTTGGGACGTCTGGTGGTGGACCAATTCAAGCGCGCCGATGAAAGCGGAATCGCCACCTCCCTGGCGTGGGTCGTCATGCCGGATCACTTTCACTGGCTGCTGGAACTCAGCACCGGCTCTCTGGAGCGGCTCGTCAAACAGGTCAAAGCCAGTAGTGCGGTCGCACTAAACCGCGCAATGCGCCGCCGAGGACACGTATGGCAGCGTGGCTTTTATGACCGGGCGTTGCGTTATGACGAAGATCATAAGGCGGCCGCCCGGTACATCGTCTTGAACCCTGTCAGAGCTGGATTGGTGACGCGGGTCGGGGATTACCCCCTGTGGGATTGCGTCTGGGTCGGAGATTCGGACGCGGGGTAG
- a CDS encoding efflux RND transporter periplasmic adaptor subunit yields the protein MTTLLKPRLALVLAGGCLLAAGVTYGLMERTEQAVAQEAPHLPVVDVAVVKQQNVTDWQFYSGRLSAVERVDVRPQVSGTLTFVNIHDGQMVKQGDVLFVIDPRPYQAQVDRAKGEVAAARARMAYTQNDWARAQRLLAENAIARRDYDEKNNAALEAVAHLKTAEATLKAAEIDLAYTQVTAPISGRVSRAEVTLGNLVHAGAGAESLTTVMSMDPIYAEFNADEQTYLKYIRSVGRNGKVPVDLGLGNETGYSRRGVIQSVDNALDTSSGTIRVRARFDNADGALLPGLYARLKVGGSEPYPALLMDDAAMGTDQDKRFAYVVGEDDHVVYRQVVLGDLQGNERIVKSGLKEGERVVVSGLQRVRPGDKVSVGTSVQ from the coding sequence ATGACAACCCTATTGAAGCCGCGCCTGGCCCTCGTTCTGGCAGGCGGCTGTTTACTTGCCGCTGGCGTGACGTATGGCCTGATGGAACGTACAGAGCAGGCGGTCGCACAGGAAGCGCCACATTTGCCGGTGGTCGATGTGGCGGTGGTGAAGCAGCAGAACGTGACCGACTGGCAGTTCTATTCGGGGCGTTTGAGCGCCGTGGAGCGGGTGGATGTTCGGCCGCAAGTCTCCGGCACGCTGACGTTCGTCAACATCCATGACGGGCAGATGGTGAAACAGGGAGACGTGCTGTTCGTGATCGACCCGCGCCCCTATCAGGCGCAGGTAGACCGGGCAAAAGGCGAGGTCGCAGCGGCCAGGGCGCGGATGGCCTACACGCAGAATGATTGGGCGAGGGCGCAACGGCTCCTGGCTGAAAACGCCATCGCCCGGCGCGACTACGACGAAAAAAACAATGCCGCGCTGGAGGCCGTCGCCCATCTGAAAACCGCCGAGGCCACGTTGAAGGCTGCCGAAATCGACTTGGCTTACACCCAGGTGACTGCGCCGATTTCAGGACGGGTTTCCCGCGCTGAGGTGACGTTGGGCAACCTCGTCCATGCGGGCGCCGGTGCGGAGTCGCTGACCACCGTCATGTCCATGGACCCGATCTACGCCGAGTTCAATGCCGACGAACAGACGTACTTGAAATACATCCGCAGCGTAGGCCGCAACGGCAAGGTGCCGGTCGACCTCGGGCTGGGCAACGAGACCGGCTATTCGCGCCGTGGCGTCATTCAATCCGTCGACAATGCCCTCGACACCTCATCCGGCACCATCCGTGTGCGGGCGCGCTTCGACAACGCCGATGGCGCGTTGCTGCCTGGTCTGTATGCGCGGCTCAAAGTCGGGGGCAGCGAGCCCTATCCGGCGCTGCTGATGGACGACGCCGCGATGGGCACCGATCAGGACAAGCGGTTCGCCTACGTCGTCGGCGAGGACGATCACGTCGTGTACCGCCAGGTCGTTCTCGGCGATCTGCAGGGCAACGAACGCATCGTCAAGTCCGGATTGAAGGAGGGCGAACGGGTGGTCGTCAGCGGGCTGCAACGGGTACGTCCGGGAGACAAAGTATCTGTCGGCACATCGGTGCAATAG
- a CDS encoding multidrug efflux RND transporter permease subunit: protein MKISNFFIDRPIFAGVLSVLILLGGLIAIFRLPIAEYPEVVPPSVTVSTQYPGANPKVIAETVAAPLEEKINGVENMLYMQSQANSDGNLTLTVTFALGTDPDLATQLVQNRVNQALPRLPEDVQRLGVTTQKSTSSLVLFLHLVSPNGRYDNTYLRNYALRNVKTRFERIHGVGRVDLWGSGDYSMRVWLDPAKVAQRNLTALDVVNAIKEQNIQVAAGAVGAAPAAPGTAMQLTVNAQGRLKTVSEFEDIVLKTGANGAVTHLRDVARVELAATEYGLRALLDNQPAVSLAIYQTPGANALDISDEIRAQLVDLSAEFPTDLEYRLVYDPTRFVKSSIQAVIHTLLEAIALVVVVVIVFLQSWRTSLIPLIAVPVSIIGTFALLLVFGYSINALSLFGMVLAIGIVVDDAIVVVENVERNIASGLAPREATYQAMQEVSGPIIAIALTLIAVFVPLAFMSGLTGQFYKQFAMTIAISTVISAFNSLTLSPALTALLLRGHDAPEDWLTRGMNRVCGRGFRAFNHVFHRGSERYSKGVNGVIRHKGSMLMIYAVLLGLTVLIAKVVPGGFLPQQDKEYLVTIAQLPNGASLDRTEEVIRQMSEIVMHQPGAAHAVGYPGLSVNGFMNSSSAGIVFVPLKPFAERQGADETAAAIVASLNQKFASIKGAYVAAFPPPPILGLGTLGGFKMQLEDRADLGYEALDKAAKAFMAEAAKTPELGGSLSNYQINFPQLNIELDRVKAKQLGVSVSDVFSTLQVYLGSLYANDFNAFGRVYQVRVQADAPFRQRADDILQLKTRNDRGEMVPLSSLLHVTPTYGPDMVVRYNGYTAADINGGPAPGYSSGQAQAAAERIALRVLPQGVKFEWTDLTYQQVLAGNAGLWVFPISVLLVFLVLAALYESLTLPLAVIMIVPMSVLCALTGVWLTHGDNNIFTQIGLMVLVALASKNAILMVEFARELEHDGYTPLRAAIEASRLRLRPILMTSIAFVMGVVPLVFSSGAGAEMRQAMGISVFFGMLGVTGFGLALTPVFYVVLRTLAGGKVHVAQKDAPSLSTTV, encoded by the coding sequence ATGAAAATTTCCAACTTCTTTATCGACCGTCCTATCTTCGCAGGCGTGCTGTCGGTGCTGATTCTGCTGGGCGGGCTGATTGCGATTTTCCGCCTGCCTATCGCCGAATACCCCGAGGTCGTGCCGCCGTCGGTGACGGTCAGCACCCAATACCCCGGCGCCAATCCGAAGGTCATCGCCGAAACGGTCGCCGCGCCCCTGGAAGAAAAGATCAACGGCGTCGAAAACATGCTGTACATGCAGTCCCAGGCGAACAGCGACGGCAACCTGACCCTCACCGTGACCTTTGCCTTGGGCACCGACCCGGACCTGGCGACCCAGTTGGTGCAGAACCGGGTCAATCAGGCCTTGCCCCGGTTGCCTGAAGACGTACAACGCCTGGGTGTCACCACGCAAAAGAGCACGTCCTCGCTGGTGCTGTTTCTGCACTTGGTGTCGCCGAACGGCCGCTACGACAACACCTACCTGCGTAATTACGCGTTGCGCAACGTGAAGACCAGATTCGAGCGCATCCATGGCGTCGGTCGCGTCGACTTGTGGGGCTCGGGTGACTATTCGATGCGGGTCTGGCTGGACCCCGCCAAGGTCGCGCAACGCAACCTCACCGCGCTGGACGTGGTCAACGCGATCAAGGAGCAAAACATTCAGGTGGCGGCGGGGGCCGTGGGCGCAGCGCCTGCGGCACCGGGCACGGCCATGCAATTGACCGTCAACGCACAGGGCCGCCTGAAAACCGTTTCCGAGTTCGAAGACATCGTGCTCAAGACCGGCGCCAACGGGGCCGTCACCCATCTTCGGGATGTGGCGCGGGTGGAGCTGGCCGCAACAGAATACGGCCTGCGCGCTTTGCTCGACAACCAACCGGCGGTGTCCTTGGCGATTTACCAGACGCCGGGGGCCAACGCGCTGGACATCTCCGACGAGATCCGCGCACAGCTGGTGGACCTGAGCGCTGAGTTCCCGACGGACTTGGAATACCGGCTGGTGTACGACCCGACGCGCTTCGTCAAATCCAGCATCCAGGCGGTCATCCACACCCTGCTCGAAGCCATCGCCCTCGTCGTGGTGGTGGTCATCGTGTTCCTGCAATCGTGGCGCACGTCGTTGATTCCCCTGATCGCCGTGCCGGTTTCGATCATCGGCACCTTTGCGTTGCTGCTGGTGTTCGGTTACTCCATCAACGCGTTGTCGCTGTTCGGCATGGTGCTGGCGATCGGTATCGTGGTCGATGACGCGATCGTCGTCGTGGAAAACGTCGAGCGCAACATCGCCAGCGGACTCGCCCCCCGAGAGGCGACGTATCAGGCGATGCAGGAAGTCAGCGGGCCGATCATCGCCATCGCCCTGACCCTGATCGCAGTGTTCGTGCCGCTGGCCTTCATGAGCGGCCTCACCGGCCAGTTTTACAAACAGTTCGCGATGACCATTGCGATCTCCACCGTCATTTCCGCGTTCAACTCCCTGACCCTCTCCCCGGCCTTGACCGCGCTGCTGCTGCGCGGTCATGACGCGCCCGAAGACTGGCTGACACGCGGGATGAACAGGGTGTGCGGACGAGGTTTTCGCGCGTTTAACCACGTCTTTCATCGCGGCTCGGAGCGCTATTCGAAGGGGGTGAACGGCGTTATCCGGCACAAGGGCAGCATGCTGATGATCTATGCAGTGTTGCTGGGGTTGACCGTGCTGATCGCCAAGGTCGTGCCGGGCGGGTTTCTGCCGCAACAGGACAAGGAATACCTGGTCACCATCGCCCAGTTGCCGAACGGCGCGTCCCTCGATCGCACCGAAGAGGTGATTCGCCAGATGAGCGAGATCGTCATGCATCAGCCTGGTGCGGCCCATGCCGTGGGCTATCCGGGGCTGTCAGTGAACGGGTTCATGAACAGTTCGAGCGCCGGCATCGTGTTCGTGCCGCTCAAGCCCTTTGCCGAACGTCAGGGGGCCGACGAAACGGCGGCGGCCATTGTCGCATCCCTGAACCAGAAGTTCGCCAGCATCAAGGGGGCCTACGTCGCGGCCTTCCCGCCACCCCCCATTCTCGGCCTCGGCACCCTCGGCGGGTTCAAGATGCAGCTCGAAGACCGCGCTGACCTGGGTTATGAGGCGTTGGACAAGGCCGCCAAGGCGTTCATGGCCGAAGCCGCCAAAACCCCGGAACTGGGCGGATCACTGAGCAACTACCAGATCAACTTCCCGCAGTTGAACATCGAGCTGGACCGGGTGAAGGCCAAGCAGCTCGGGGTCTCCGTGTCCGATGTGTTCAGCACACTGCAGGTCTACCTCGGATCGCTGTACGCCAATGACTTCAACGCGTTCGGCCGGGTGTATCAGGTGCGGGTCCAGGCCGACGCGCCGTTCCGCCAACGGGCCGACGACATTCTTCAGTTAAAGACGCGTAACGACCGGGGGGAAATGGTGCCGCTGTCCTCGTTGTTGCACGTGACACCGACGTACGGCCCGGACATGGTCGTGCGCTACAACGGCTACACGGCTGCCGATATCAATGGCGGCCCGGCGCCCGGTTATTCCTCGGGCCAAGCGCAAGCAGCGGCTGAGCGTATTGCGTTACGGGTCTTGCCCCAAGGCGTGAAGTTCGAATGGACCGACCTGACCTATCAGCAAGTGCTGGCCGGTAACGCGGGGCTGTGGGTGTTCCCGATCAGCGTGCTGCTGGTATTCCTGGTCCTGGCGGCGTTGTACGAAAGCCTGACCCTGCCGCTGGCGGTGATCATGATCGTGCCGATGAGTGTGCTGTGCGCCTTGACCGGTGTGTGGCTGACCCACGGCGACAACAACATCTTCACCCAGATCGGCTTGATGGTGCTGGTTGCCCTGGCATCAAAAAACGCGATTCTGATGGTCGAGTTCGCGCGAGAGCTGGAACACGACGGCTACACGCCGTTGCGCGCCGCCATCGAAGCCAGTCGGCTGCGTCTGCGCCCGATCCTGATGACCTCCATCGCGTTCGTCATGGGTGTCGTGCCACTGGTGTTCTCCTCCGGGGCAGGCGCTGAAATGCGCCAGGCCATGGGCATTTCCGTGTTCTTCGGGATGCTGGGCGTCACCGGTTTCGGCCTGGCGTTGACCCCGGTTTTCTATGTGGTCCTGCGCACGTTGGCAGGCGGCAAGGTCCATGTGGCGCAGAAAGACGCGCCGTCCCTGTCAACGACTGTCTGA